The stretch of DNA GCCTTCTGCGCCgcacgctcggcgcgctgcttctcctgctcctcggaGGCCTGGTCGAGCACCGCATCCGCAATGCGGAAGTACTTgatctggggtcagcaaCTGAAGCAAGTTGGAATGAGCAAAGTCTAACGGTAGCCACTCGCGCGATGTAGATATAGACATGCCTACAAGCCATCATCCAGCCTCGCGTGTGGCTCTCTAGCCAGCGCTGAGAGGGATAGACTCCATCTCCAAAGTCGAGTTCccttcctcatcatccacaCCTTGGTCCACCTTGCTGCCTCCCAGCGCTCGCATTCTACCCTCGGCtgccctcggcgcgcgcccaCTCACCACATTCCCCTTGATGAACATCTCCTTCATCTTCCAGAACCGCTCCCCATCCGCACTAGTCTCGTAGACCTCGCGCAGGGTAACGTTCATAAAGTTGTCGcagtcgacgaggtgtCCGTTGAACGTAACCCCAttcttgagctcgacgagctggcaTCAGTCAcatcctccatcctca from Cutaneotrichosporon cavernicola HIS019 DNA, chromosome: 7b encodes:
- a CDS encoding uncharacterized protein (snRNP Sm proteins) → MLPLSLLNAAQGKPMLVELKNGVTFNGHLVDCDNFMNVTLREVYETSADGERFWKMKEMFIKGNVIKYFRIADAVLDQASEEQEKQRAERAAQKARGGARGGRGGGMPGRGGGGGRGGPPRGMPQRGRGAPGRGTRGGGPAR